A genomic window from Ignavibacteriota bacterium includes:
- a CDS encoding KTSC domain-containing protein yields MERTQVDSTNISSIGYDEDSNTLEIEFHSGAVYQYFDVPLNVYEGLRDSGSKGQYFAQNIKGYYRYVKI; encoded by the coding sequence ATGGAAAGAACACAAGTTGATTCGACAAACATTTCATCAATAGGATATGATGAAGATTCAAACACACTTGAAATAGAATTTCATAGTGGTGCGGTTTACCAATATTTCGATGTTCCTTTAAATGTGTATGAAGGATTGAGAGATTCAGGTTCTAAAGGACAATATTTTGCACAAAATATAAAAGGTTATTACCGTTATGTGAAAATTTGA